In a genomic window of Salegentibacter salegens:
- a CDS encoding cytochrome P450: protein MAEKNIPTVSMFRFVKNAGRILKNPLPFHKENFEKYGDVFQIHIGFGQKIIFSRDAAFAEYVLQKNQKNYQKSTIQTKDLAKYVGKGLLTAEGQHWAKQRKLIQPAFHKSHLSGLLQSVQEAIETEIDRIEPNKTLDIFPVFNDLAFQTVVKSLFSSAANQEQINRLQYITEAAQKMLVRELRQPFKLWWFRLSGEIKKHIKLTQEARQILEDIVEERKKSKKRYDDLLDMLLDARYDDGHPMEKEQLIDEILILFTAGHETTSNALTFTCELLARNPDAQEKIIREVKTAKKESQDLMEFVRSCSYTQQVIEESMRLYPPAYFIDRVNIEEDNFDGYNLPKNSSILFSCFEIHRHRNHWEEPETFNPERFLNAKNHSSYYFPFGAGPRKCIGNNFAMFEMIMAIAEVISRYKIEPKTSEIEIKPLITLKPKNAILKFQTRS from the coding sequence ATGGCAGAAAAAAATATTCCTACGGTTTCCATGTTTCGGTTTGTGAAAAACGCCGGAAGGATTCTTAAAAATCCGTTGCCATTTCATAAAGAGAATTTTGAAAAGTACGGTGATGTGTTCCAAATTCATATTGGATTTGGGCAAAAGATAATTTTTTCCAGGGATGCCGCTTTTGCTGAATATGTACTTCAGAAAAATCAAAAGAATTATCAAAAGTCTACTATTCAAACCAAAGACCTGGCTAAATACGTTGGGAAAGGACTTTTAACAGCTGAAGGCCAGCATTGGGCAAAACAACGCAAGCTTATTCAACCTGCTTTTCATAAATCACATCTTTCCGGTTTGCTTCAATCTGTTCAGGAGGCTATTGAAACCGAAATTGATAGAATTGAGCCAAATAAAACGCTAGATATTTTTCCTGTTTTCAATGATTTGGCTTTTCAAACGGTGGTAAAATCATTATTCAGCAGTGCGGCCAATCAGGAGCAAATAAACCGTTTACAATATATCACCGAAGCCGCACAAAAAATGTTGGTAAGAGAACTTCGCCAACCTTTTAAACTTTGGTGGTTTCGTTTGAGTGGGGAAATAAAGAAACACATTAAACTTACCCAGGAGGCACGCCAAATTTTAGAAGATATTGTTGAAGAACGCAAGAAATCTAAAAAACGATATGACGATCTACTGGATATGTTGCTAGATGCACGCTACGATGACGGCCATCCCATGGAAAAGGAACAATTAATAGATGAAATTTTAATTTTATTCACTGCCGGGCACGAAACTACCTCCAATGCATTAACTTTTACCTGCGAACTTTTAGCCAGAAATCCGGATGCACAGGAGAAAATAATACGTGAGGTAAAAACTGCTAAAAAGGAATCACAAGATCTTATGGAGTTTGTAAGATCCTGCAGCTATACCCAACAGGTAATAGAAGAATCTATGCGTCTTTACCCGCCGGCCTATTTTATAGATCGTGTAAATATTGAAGAAGATAATTTTGACGGATATAATCTGCCAAAAAATTCCAGTATTCTGTTTTCCTGTTTTGAGATACACCGGCATAGAAATCATTGGGAAGAGCCAGAAACTTTTAATCCGGAAAGGTTTTTGAATGCAAAAAACCATTCTTCTTATTATTTTCCTTTTGGGGCGGGACCAAGAAAATGCATTGGTAATAATTTTGCGATGTTCGAGATGATTATGGCGATTGCAGAAGTGATCTCTCGCTATAAAATTGAGCCTAAAACTTCTGAAATTGAAATAAAACCTTTAATTACCCTCAAACCAAAGAATGCTATTCTAAAATTTCAAACGAGATCCTAA
- a CDS encoding nuclear transport factor 2 family protein, translated as MKTKIFIAIVLLFGFSAAYCQIDLSKEYPQEKKEVKEALKEIEESIKNNETDKLISMHAYGPKFTEFQDGGKRQGSEENEEFERNFLGTITEVEKWDWEDLEIHVYGGDVANATFHTNFKFVRGEETYDFKMQGALLFIKTSDGWKITHEHMAPLAENTP; from the coding sequence ATGAAAACTAAAATTTTTATTGCAATTGTTTTACTTTTTGGTTTCAGCGCTGCTTACTGCCAAATTGATCTGAGTAAGGAATATCCGCAAGAAAAGAAGGAGGTGAAGGAGGCTCTTAAGGAGATTGAGGAAAGCATAAAAAATAATGAAACAGATAAGTTAATCTCGATGCATGCATACGGGCCAAAGTTTACAGAGTTTCAGGATGGAGGAAAAAGACAAGGTTCGGAAGAAAATGAAGAATTCGAACGAAATTTTCTTGGTACCATTACTGAAGTTGAAAAGTGGGATTGGGAAGATTTAGAAATCCATGTCTACGGTGGAGACGTGGCTAATGCTACTTTTCATACTAATTTCAAGTTTGTAAGGGGTGAAGAAACTTATGATTTTAAGATGCAGGGAGCTTTACTTTTCATTAAAACCAGCGATGGCTGGAAAATCACTCATGAACATATGGCTCCACTAGCAGAAAACACACCATAG
- the queG gene encoding tRNA epoxyqueuosine(34) reductase QueG, which produces MKDTLKEAYTNLIKSEAERLGFLSCGISKAEFLEEEAPRLEEFLKKNHQGEMRWMENNFDKRLDPTKLVEGSKSVISLLLNYYPGETQREDSYKISKYAYGRDYHFVIKDKLKQLLQFMQDEIGEISGRAFVDSAPVMDKVWAAKSGLGWIGKHSNLLSKQTGSFYFIAELIVDLELEYDTPVTDHCGSCTACIDACPTDAIIDPYKVDGSKCISYFTIELKDELPNSYKNEFEDWMFGCDICQDVCPWNRFSKPHNEPLFNPHPELLEKDKKGWEELTKETFNEIFRKSAVKRTKFEGLKRNIEFLKD; this is translated from the coding sequence ATGAAGGATACTCTGAAGGAAGCTTACACAAATTTGATAAAATCCGAAGCCGAACGCCTCGGATTTTTATCTTGTGGCATCTCCAAAGCAGAATTCCTTGAAGAAGAAGCACCGCGTTTAGAAGAATTTCTCAAGAAAAACCATCAAGGTGAAATGCGCTGGATGGAGAATAACTTTGATAAGCGCCTGGACCCTACAAAACTGGTAGAAGGTTCTAAAAGTGTTATTTCTTTATTACTGAATTATTATCCCGGAGAAACTCAAAGGGAAGATTCATATAAAATTAGCAAATACGCTTACGGCAGGGATTATCATTTTGTGATAAAAGACAAGCTGAAACAATTATTGCAGTTTATGCAAGATGAAATTGGAGAAATTAGCGGTCGTGCTTTTGTAGATTCGGCGCCGGTAATGGATAAAGTTTGGGCTGCAAAAAGCGGACTAGGCTGGATTGGAAAACACTCCAATTTACTCTCTAAACAAACCGGTTCTTTCTATTTTATCGCTGAATTAATTGTAGATCTCGAGTTAGAATATGATACGCCGGTTACAGATCACTGCGGAAGCTGCACCGCCTGCATAGACGCTTGCCCAACTGATGCAATTATAGATCCTTATAAGGTAGATGGCAGCAAATGCATTTCATATTTTACGATAGAGCTTAAAGACGAATTGCCCAATTCTTATAAAAACGAGTTTGAAGATTGGATGTTTGGTTGCGATATTTGCCAGGATGTTTGTCCCTGGAATAGGTTTTCAAAACCTCATAACGAGCCTTTATTTAATCCCCATCCTGAATTGCTTGAAAAAGATAAAAAAGGCTGGGAAGAACTTACCAAAGAAACTTTTAATGAGATCTTTAGAAAATCGGCTGTTAAGAGAACCAAATTTGAAGGTTTAAAGAGGAATATTGAATTTTTAAAAGACTAA
- a CDS encoding NADP-dependent malic enzyme: MSNNPRKRREALVYHAKPKPGKIEVVPTKKYATQRDLSLAYSPGVAEPCLEIEKDKENAYKYTTKGNLVAVISNGTAVLGLGDIGPEASKPVMEGKGLLFKIFADIDVFDIEVDTKDVDKFIETVKNIAPTFGGINLEDIKAPEAFEIERRLKAELDIPVMHDDQHGTAIISAAALLNALELAKKKMEKVKIVISGAGAAAVSCTKLYKAFGAKAENIVMTDSKGVIRKDRPNLSQEKIEFATSRKIDTLEEAMKDADVFVGLSIADIVSPEMLKSMAKRPIVFAMANPDPEIDYQLAMDTRKDIIMATGRSDHPNQVNNVLGFPFIFRGALDVRATKINEEMKMAAVKALAEMAKEPVPEQVNIAYGETRLNFGSDYIIPKPFDPRLIAKVPPAVARAAMESGVARQPIQDWEKYEEELLERMGSDNKITRLLLNRAKMNPKRIVFAEADHLDVLKAAQIVHDEGIAIPILLGRRKVIEELMAEIDFHEEVAIIDPKSDEEEEHRKAYAQVYWKTRNRSGVTLYDAEKLMRERNYFAAMMVNEGDADGLLSGYSRAYPAVVKPMLELIGMAPGVTRVAATNIMNTSRGPLFISDTSINIDPPAKDLAKIAQMTARTVQLFGLEPVIAMMSYANFGSSKDPRATKVKEAVSYLHRNHPELNVDGELQADFALNREMLQNKFPFSKLAGKKVNTLIYPNLDSANSTYKLIKELNKVDSIGPIMMGMRRPVHILQLGASVEEIVNMTAVTVVDAQEKVKKQKK; the protein is encoded by the coding sequence ATGAGCAATAATCCTAGAAAAAGAAGAGAAGCACTGGTTTATCACGCCAAACCCAAGCCTGGAAAAATAGAGGTAGTACCTACCAAAAAATATGCAACACAACGGGATCTTTCCCTCGCATATTCCCCAGGGGTGGCAGAACCTTGCCTGGAGATAGAAAAAGATAAAGAGAATGCTTATAAATATACTACTAAAGGAAATCTCGTAGCCGTTATTTCTAACGGAACCGCAGTTTTAGGGCTTGGAGATATTGGTCCTGAAGCTTCCAAACCGGTGATGGAAGGCAAGGGATTACTTTTCAAAATTTTTGCAGATATTGATGTTTTTGATATTGAAGTAGATACCAAAGATGTAGATAAATTTATTGAAACGGTAAAAAATATAGCACCCACCTTCGGCGGAATTAACCTGGAAGATATCAAAGCTCCCGAAGCTTTTGAAATCGAAAGAAGGTTGAAGGCAGAGCTGGATATTCCGGTGATGCATGACGACCAACACGGGACAGCCATCATCTCGGCAGCGGCATTATTAAATGCGCTGGAACTTGCTAAGAAAAAGATGGAAAAAGTAAAGATCGTGATTAGTGGTGCAGGTGCGGCAGCGGTTTCATGTACTAAACTTTATAAGGCATTTGGAGCAAAAGCCGAAAATATTGTAATGACGGATAGTAAGGGCGTAATTAGAAAAGATCGTCCAAACCTTTCTCAAGAGAAGATAGAATTTGCTACTTCCAGGAAAATAGACACCCTGGAGGAAGCTATGAAAGATGCCGATGTTTTCGTAGGTCTTTCTATTGCTGATATAGTTTCTCCTGAAATGCTAAAAAGTATGGCGAAACGCCCTATCGTTTTTGCCATGGCGAATCCTGATCCAGAAATCGATTATCAACTGGCAATGGATACCCGTAAAGATATTATTATGGCCACGGGTAGAAGTGACCATCCTAACCAGGTGAACAATGTACTTGGATTTCCGTTTATTTTCAGGGGCGCTTTAGATGTTAGGGCAACGAAAATAAATGAGGAAATGAAAATGGCCGCGGTAAAAGCCTTAGCCGAAATGGCGAAAGAACCTGTGCCCGAACAGGTGAACATCGCTTATGGAGAAACCAGGCTTAACTTTGGGTCAGATTATATTATTCCTAAACCTTTTGATCCTCGCTTAATAGCCAAAGTACCTCCGGCTGTAGCCAGGGCTGCGATGGAAAGTGGGGTGGCAAGACAGCCTATTCAGGATTGGGAGAAATATGAAGAAGAACTCCTTGAAAGAATGGGCAGCGATAACAAAATTACCAGGTTGTTGCTTAACCGTGCAAAGATGAATCCTAAGCGAATTGTTTTTGCTGAAGCCGATCATCTTGATGTGCTTAAAGCAGCGCAAATTGTTCACGATGAAGGAATCGCTATTCCAATTTTACTAGGTCGCCGCAAAGTTATTGAGGAATTAATGGCAGAAATAGACTTTCATGAAGAAGTAGCGATTATAGATCCAAAATCTGATGAGGAGGAGGAACATAGAAAAGCTTATGCCCAGGTATATTGGAAAACAAGAAACCGTAGCGGCGTGACGCTTTATGATGCCGAAAAACTAATGCGGGAACGCAATTATTTTGCCGCTATGATGGTTAATGAAGGTGATGCCGATGGTTTGCTTTCGGGTTATTCCAGGGCCTATCCTGCGGTAGTAAAACCAATGCTGGAACTTATTGGTATGGCACCCGGAGTAACGCGTGTAGCTGCCACTAATATTATGAATACTTCCAGAGGTCCTCTTTTTATAAGTGATACTTCTATTAATATAGATCCGCCGGCAAAAGATCTTGCTAAAATTGCGCAAATGACGGCTAGAACAGTGCAGTTATTTGGATTAGAACCGGTAATAGCCATGATGTCTTATGCCAACTTTGGTTCGTCTAAAGATCCGCGGGCTACTAAGGTGAAAGAAGCAGTTTCTTATCTACACCGTAATCATCCCGAATTAAATGTAGATGGTGAGTTACAGGCCGATTTTGCCCTTAACCGCGAAATGCTTCAGAATAAGTTTCCTTTTTCAAAATTAGCGGGAAAAAAAGTAAATACTTTAATTTATCCCAACCTTGATTCAGCCAACAGTACTTATAAGCTAATTAAAGAGCTTAATAAGGTAGATTCTATTGGCCCAATTATGATGGGAATGCGCAGGCCTGTTCATATTCTTCAGCTTGGAGCAAGTGTAGAAGAAATTGTGAATATGACGGCGGTAACTGTGGTAGATGCACAGGAAAAAGTAAAAAAGCAAAAGAAGTAA
- the ruvA gene encoding Holliday junction branch migration protein RuvA, whose amino-acid sequence MIHHLKGQLIEKNPTYLVIACNGVGYMVNISLHTFSLIPDSENISVYTHLHVKEDSHTLYGFYQKSERDIFRLLISVSGVGTSTARTMLSSLEPNQVKDAIANGDVPTIQSVKGIGAKTAQRVILDLKDKILKVYGEDEVFVPQDNTIKEEALSALETLGFARKQATRVVDKIMKDSASPTVESIIKMALKNL is encoded by the coding sequence ATGATTCATCATCTTAAGGGGCAATTAATAGAGAAGAATCCTACTTACTTAGTAATCGCTTGCAACGGCGTAGGGTATATGGTTAATATTTCTCTCCATACTTTTTCTCTCATACCAGATTCAGAAAATATAAGTGTTTACACCCATTTACACGTTAAGGAAGATTCCCATACGCTTTATGGCTTTTATCAAAAGTCTGAGCGGGATATTTTCAGGTTACTAATTTCGGTTTCCGGGGTGGGAACCAGTACGGCAAGAACAATGTTATCTTCTTTAGAACCCAACCAGGTTAAAGATGCCATTGCCAATGGCGATGTACCCACCATACAAAGCGTGAAAGGAATTGGAGCCAAAACGGCACAGCGGGTAATTTTAGACTTAAAAGATAAAATATTAAAAGTCTATGGTGAAGACGAAGTTTTTGTTCCTCAGGACAATACAATAAAGGAAGAAGCGTTATCTGCATTAGAGACTCTCGGCTTCGCAAGAAAGCAGGCTACAAGGGTAGTAGATAAGATAATGAAAGATTCTGCAAGCCCTACCGTAGAATCTATAATAAAAATGGCTCTTAAAAATTTGTAA